In Desulfovibrio sp., the genomic window GTGGAAGCCATGGTTTTTTCCGCCAGCTTGCGCACTTCGTCAGCCACCACGGCAAAGCCGCGCCCGGCATCGCCAGCACGTGCGGCCTCTATGGCGGCATTGAGGGCCAGCAGGTTGGTCTGGTCTGCGATATCTGAAATAACATTCATGATGCGGGTAATGGCCTGTGCGTGCCCACCCAGTTGCTCCATATCGTCCTTGAGCCGCATGGAGGTTGCGCGCACGGTCTCAATGCTCTGCAAGGCGTGCTGCACAACCCTGGCACCAGCTTCGGCCCGGGTACGCGTTTCTGCCGACGAATCGGAGGCCACCGTCGCATTTTGCGCAACCTCGCCCACCGTTGCGTTCATCTGCTCCATGCCCGTGGCGGCATCGGTCAGGCGCTGGGCGGTGCTGTCGGCACTTGTTCCGGCCTGCTGGATGGTCGCGCCCACCTGCTCAGAGGCCGTGGCCACCACATGGGCCACTTCTTCCAGCGCTTCCGCCACCTGTTCCATGGCTTCTGTTTTTGCGCGGGCGTCGCGCTCTGCTGCCTCGGCCTGCTGCAAGGCAGCGTTGGCCCGCGCCGATTCCTCCTGCGCTTTTTCCGATTCGCAGCGGGCACTCTCGATGTGGGCTTTAAGCGCCTGCACCATGAGCACCAGCGAGGCGTAGACCCCCTGCTGGCGGTCCGAATGTTCAAGATCATAATCGCCAGCAGCCACGCGCCCGGCGATAAGTTGCAGCTGCGCGGGGTCCTTGCCCAGCTGCCGCTTGATGGCCAGCGTAATGCCCACGGTCACGGCAATGCTGAAAAGTATGCCCACCAGTGCGAGGGCCGCACCAGCAATGCGCGATTTGCGCGCAACATCCTGCGCTTCTGCCGCCGCAGCCTGGCTGCGCTGCACATCGTGCTGCACCAGCTGGTCAAAATATCGGGCAAGGCGGATAAAATCGGCCCGGCTGCGGGTAAACAGCGCAATTGATGCGTCTGTGTCGCCCTCGCTCGCCAGCCGGATGATTTCCTCTCGCGTTTTTTCCTCCGCACCGAGCTGGGCAACAATGTTGGCCCACAGTTCGGCATCCACGGGTTCACCATCGTTCTTGCGCGCCTGGACAAGAGATTGGTACGCTTCCGCATGATGGGCAAACTGCTTGAGGGCGCGTTTGATGCGATCGCGGTATTCGGCAATGGTCACCCTGTCTGTGTGCGGGGTGAGAGCCGCCAGATCTGAACGGGCGGAATACAGCAGGGCTGCCATGGTCTGCACCGCCACAAGTGAAGGCACATACTGCTGATCCATGTGCCCCACTGCGTGGTCTATGCGCTCGGTGTTGATATAGTACACGCCGAACAGGGCCAGCATAAGGACAATGATGCTGCTGAACGAAAGAACAAGTTTCGTGGTCAGCTTCATGAAAACTCCCTTATAAATTTTTTTGCAGGGGTATTGGCAGCAAAGTTGCGCAAAGGTTCATGATTCAAGCTGGTAGTTGCTGCCCAGCATGCGCTTGCACTGTTTTTTTAGCGCCGCGGCAGCACGCGCCAGATCAAAACTGCTCTGGTAGCTGTTGGCCCGCACGCCCACAATGGTCAGCGACATGAGGGGAAAGCGCTCTTCGGCATTGCTGCGGCTTTTGCCTTCGATGTAGCCGCGCTGCACGTCTTCGGCGCTGTAAAAGGCAGGGACGCTGTCGTTAAAGGCCTTGATAATGGTTTCGCACATGCCGGATGCGGCAGGGCCATCGGCAACGGCGATGAAGTCATCCCCGCCGATGTGCCCCACGAAGTCGTCCTTGCCAGCACTTTCCTTGATTATGGACGACAGACGCTTGAGCGCCCTGTCGCCATTTTTAAAGCCGTATTTGTCGTTGTAGGCCTTGAAATTGTCGATGTCGAAGTAGAGCACAAAATGCGGCAAACCAAGGCGCACGAGCCTTTCCAGCTCGATATCGATAAGGGCGTTACCGGGCAGTTCCGAGAGAGGATTAAGCTGGCGCGCGTTGGCGACTTCAAGCTCGATACTTTTTTCCAGCAGTTCCTTGACCGTTACAATGCCCTGATAACGGCCCTCGCGCGTGACGGTAACAAAGTCGTACAGCTTGGTATCGTCGCGGCGCATGGCCTGCCGGGCCACCAGATCAATGGTGCACTGATGGTCGACGCACAAAAAGTTTTTGTCCATCACGGCTTCCACGGCTTTGTCCGCAAAAAGCGAAAAACCAAATCTGCCACTGAGTTGCTCGTGCAGGCGGTTGCGCGTAAGCGCTCCCACTGGCAATTCCCCCATGACCACGCAAATGCCGTTGAGCTTTGTGTTTTTTTCAAACAGCTCAACAACCGAACGAATGGGCATGTGGGGAGGTACAACTGTGCCTGTTCTGCAAATGTGCCGCACATGAAACTTGTGCACCCGCGCGCCAAAAAAACGGTTTTTTATCTTGTTTTCGCGGTGGATGACCTGAAGCGCCATCGGCTCCACCGCTTGCGGTGAAGGCGTGGGCTTGCGGATAAAATATCCCTGCCCGTATGGCACATCAAAACTGATGAGAGTAGCCAGCTCTTC contains:
- a CDS encoding bifunctional diguanylate cyclase/phosphodiesterase; the encoded protein is MADSSAQDLFVETFCDLPHAAMLLPNMQSQLRCTSALAPPPVSKTLMGAPAPDGGSAYATGVPERQAFLDLLHNQEITSVLQPIISLRDGAVFGYEALGRGPAGTVLENPETLIQCALDNGCMLELEHLFRRSALRAARQIPAGIRLFLNVNPNIIQDPHFGMGFTKEYLTRFAISAEDIVFEITERESVENLRGFKQIIEHYKAQNYQISIDDAGAGYSGLNLISDVQPHFIKLDMRLIRGVDKDLTRQALIKSMQEFAALTNTRIIAEGIETEEELATLISFDVPYGQGYFIRKPTPSPQAVEPMALQVIHRENKIKNRFFGARVHKFHVRHICRTGTVVPPHMPIRSVVELFEKNTKLNGICVVMGELPVGALTRNRLHEQLSGRFGFSLFADKAVEAVMDKNFLCVDHQCTIDLVARQAMRRDDTKLYDFVTVTREGRYQGIVTVKELLEKSIELEVANARQLNPLSELPGNALIDIELERLVRLGLPHFVLYFDIDNFKAYNDKYGFKNGDRALKRLSSIIKESAGKDDFVGHIGGDDFIAVADGPAASGMCETIIKAFNDSVPAFYSAEDVQRGYIEGKSRSNAEERFPLMSLTIVGVRANSYQSSFDLARAAAALKKQCKRMLGSNYQLES
- a CDS encoding methyl-accepting chemotaxis protein encodes the protein MKLTTKLVLSFSSIIVLMLALFGVYYINTERIDHAVGHMDQQYVPSLVAVQTMAALLYSARSDLAALTPHTDRVTIAEYRDRIKRALKQFAHHAEAYQSLVQARKNDGEPVDAELWANIVAQLGAEEKTREEIIRLASEGDTDASIALFTRSRADFIRLARYFDQLVQHDVQRSQAAAAEAQDVARKSRIAGAALALVGILFSIAVTVGITLAIKRQLGKDPAQLQLIAGRVAAGDYDLEHSDRQQGVYASLVLMVQALKAHIESARCESEKAQEESARANAALQQAEAAERDARAKTEAMEQVAEALEEVAHVVATASEQVGATIQQAGTSADSTAQRLTDAATGMEQMNATVGEVAQNATVASDSSAETRTRAEAGARVVQHALQSIETVRATSMRLKDDMEQLGGHAQAITRIMNVISDIADQTNLLALNAAIEAARAGDAGRGFAVVADEVRKLAEKTMASTHDVDTAIKAIQQSVVRSAQSVDEAVQGVALATQAAQQSGQALEGIVGTVEETANQVSAIATASEQQAVATNEINRTIGDVTDLSRQTAAAMSAASRAVAGLSAQARNLGDLIEQMQSC